From the genome of Papaver somniferum cultivar HN1 chromosome 2, ASM357369v1, whole genome shotgun sequence, one region includes:
- the LOC113347826 gene encoding uncharacterized protein LOC113347826, translating to MADSSSSVKEQNSVTERVIIKNKYGEKLVGVLYETSSKEIIILCHGSAAKKECPVNFNLTDALTKKGISVFCFDFSGNGESEGTFEYGNYNKEADDLHSVVKYFSGLQRVIGGILGHSKGGDSVLVYASRYHDVATVVNVCGRFKMEEGTEDVLGKDYMERIKEKGFLDFVGDEGVMYRVTEESLKERLATDMHAICLSIPTDCRVLTIHGSADDCIPVEDAFEFAKVIPNHKLHIIEGADHGYSNHQSELVEVVMDFLVECLGGPASTYI from the exons ATGGCTGATTCATCTTCTTCCGTGAAAGAACAAAACTCAG TGACTGAGCGAGTTATCATCAAGAACAAGTATGGTGAAAAGCTTGTGGGCGTGCTATATGAAACGAGTTCAAAAGAAATTATCATCCTATGCCATGGATCTGCAGCCAAGAAG GAATGTCCGGTTAATTTTAACCTCACGGATGCTTTAACAAAAAAAGGAATCAGTGTTTTCTGCTTTGACTTCTCAGGGAACGG GGAAAGTGAAGGGACGTTTGAATATGGTAATTACAATAAAGAGGCTGATGATTTGCACTCTGTGGTCAAGTATTTCTCAGGGTTGCAACGGGTGATTGGTGGAATCCTTGGTCACAGTAAAG GAGGAGATTCAGTGCTCGTGTATGCTTCTAGGTATCATGATGTAGCAACAGTTGTGAATGTTTGTGGACGCTTTAAAATGGAAGAAGGAACTGAGGACGTGTTGGGTAAAGACTATATGGAAAGAATCAAGGAGAAAGGGTTTTTGGATTTTGTGGGCGATGAAG GAGTTATGTACCGTGTGACAGAGGAAAGTTTAAAGGAACGCCTTGCTACTGATATGCATGCCATATGCCTCTCAATTCCAACGGACTGCAG GGTGTTGACCATTCATGGATCTGCTGATGATTGTATACCCGTGGAAGATGCATTCGAGTTTGCTAAAGTCATACCTAATCACAAATTGCATATTATTGAAGGCGCCGATCATGGTTACAGCAATCATCAATCTGAGTTAGTTGAGGTGGTGATGGACTTCCTAGTGGAATGTCTCGGAGGACCAGCTTCAACCTACATATAG
- the LOC113347825 gene encoding UDP-glycosyltransferase 91C1-like: MDEQKPELEKKLHVVVFPWLAIGHLIPFFHLSVSLAKKGIQISFVSTPKNLQKLPKIPQNLSSLITLVSLPLNHDQNLPESAESSNDIPIEKTQYLKKAFDGLELPLTNYLINSKPDYIIHDYASYWVPKISENLGIPCVFFAVFTGSFMGFIGPPEVLLDEERDRNLKPEDFTTTPKWITFQTNIVYRTHELLEYFKGAPPQDDQTHDGDDLESDGYKAVPDTRRFGMVIRDSNFIAIRSSPEFESDWLSLLNQLYKKPVIPLGFLTPPLVEDQEESNNWVEIKTWLDRQKQGSVIYVALGTEAVLSQEQVNELAIGLESTGLPFFWVLRKPLNNSEQSLPLGFEDRMSGRGLVYMKWAPQVKILGHPSIGGFLTHCGYNSVIEGLAFGRVLVLLPMLNDQGLNSRLLDGKKVGIEVHRNERDGSFSSESVAEAVKISMAGDEGQVLRNNAKEMIEIFGNEKLNVSYVNDFVQFLQKT, translated from the coding sequence ATGGATGAACAAAAACCAGAGCTAGAGAAAAAACTTCATGTAGTTGTATTTCCATGGCTGGCAATTGGCCATCTAATACCATTTTTCCATCTCTCAGTATCTTTAGCGAAAAAAGGTATTCAAATCTCTTTTGTTTCGACTCCAAAAAATCTCCAAAAACTCCCAAAAATCCCACAAAATTTATCTTCACTAATAACTTTAGTTTCTCTTCCATTAAACCATGATCAGAACTTACCAGAATCAGCTGAATCTTCAAACGATATACCAATTGAGAAAACCCAGTATCTCAAAAAAGCTTTCGACGGATTAGAATTACCACTTACTAATTATCTTATCAATTCTAAACCAGATTATATTATCCATGATTATGCTTCTTATTGGGTACCGAAAATTTCAGAAAACCTGGGAATTCCTTGTGTATTTTTTGCGGTTTTTACGGGTTCGTTCATGGGCTTTATTGGCCCGCCGGAAGTGTTGTTGGATGAAGAGAGAGATCGAAATCTGAAACCGGAGGATTTCACTACTACTCCGAAATGGATCACTTTTCAGACTAATATTGTGTATCGGACTCATGAATTGTTAGAGTACTTCAAGGGCGCTCCACCACAGGATGATCAAACTCACGATGGTGATGATCTTGAAAGTGATGGATATAAAGCTGTTCCGGATACACGTCGGTTTGGGATGGTAATTCGGGACAGTAATTTTATTGCGATAAGAAGTTCACCTGAGTTTGAATCGGACTGGTTGAGTCTACTCAACCAGCTTTATAAAAAACCAGTGATTCCGTTAGGATTTCTAACACCACCACTAGTTGAAGATCAAGAGGAAAGCAACAATTGGGTGGAAATTAAAACCTGGCTAGACAGGCAAAAACAAGGGTCAGTGATTTATGTTGCTTTAGGAACAGAAGCGGTACTGAGTCAAGAACAAGTGAACGAGTTAGCCATTGGTTTGGAATCGACCGGGTTACCTTTCTTTTGGGTGCTAAGGAAACCACTCAATAACTCGGAACAATCCTTACCATTAGGATTTGAAGATCGAATGAGTGGACGCGGTTTGGTTTATATGAAGTGGGCGCCCCAAGTGAAAATACTGGGTCATCCGAGTATCGGCGGGTTCTTGACTCACTGCGGTTATAACTCCGTTATAGAAGGTCTAGCTTTTGGAAGAGTTCTAGTTTTGTTACCAATGCTAAATGATCAAGGTTTGAATTCTAGATTGCTGGATGGGAAAAAGGTTGGAATAGAAGTACATAGGAACGAACGAGACGGATCGTTTTCTAGTGAGTCAGTAGCCGAGGCGGTTAAAATCTCCATGGCAGGAGATGAAGGGCAAGTTCTCAGAAACAATGCCAAAGAGATGATAGAGATATTTGGGAATGAGAAGCTGAATGTTTCATATGTAAATGATTTTGTTCAGTTCCTTCAAAAAACATAA
- the LOC113347824 gene encoding phosphoenolpyruvate carboxykinase (ATP)-like, with product MAGNCNGAEFSFVGTANGNGIIARNGLAKIQTHEKKPNGICHDDTSAPVKAQTLNELHSFQKKKSAPTTPTKGSQGAFFAEEDRSIQQLQSISASLASLTRETGPKVVKGDPAKKGAAEPTKAAHVSHHHHHITPTLSISDSALKFTHILYNLSPAELYEQAIKYEHGSFITSSGALATLSGAKTGRSPRDKRVVRDETTEDELWWGKGSPNIEMDEHTFLVNRERAVDYLNSLDKVFVNDQFLNWDPENKIKVRIVSARAYHSLFMHNMCIRPTPEELEDFGTPDFTIYNAGQFPCNRYTHYMTSSTSIDLNLARREMVILGTQYAGEMKKGLFSVMHYLMPKRQILSLHSGCNMGKDGDVALFFGLSGTGKTTLSTDHNRYLIGDDEHCWSENGVSNIEGGCYAKCIDLSGEKEPDIFNAIKFGAVLENIVFDEHTREVDYTDKSVTENTRAAYPIEYIPNAKIPCVGPHPKNVILLACDAFGVLPPVSKLNLAQTMYHFISGYTALVAGTEEGIKEPQATFSACFGAAFIMLHPTKYAAMLAEKMQKHGATGWLVNTGWSGGSYGSGNRIRLPYTRKIIDAIHSGSLLNAKFKKTEVFGLEIPTEVEGVPSEILDPVNTWSDKAAYKETLLKLGGLFRKNFDVFASYKIGKDSKLTEEILAAGPVF from the exons ATGGCAGGAAACTGTAACGGTGCAGAATTCAGTTTTGTTGGTACTGCTAATGGAAATGGAATTATAGCAAGAAATGGATTAGCAAAGATACAAACACATGAAAAGAAACCAAATGGAATATGTCATGATGATACTTCAGCTCCCGTGAAAGCTCAAACTCTAAATGAACTTCATTCCTTCCAAAAGAAAAAATCTGCTCCTACAACTCCTACCAAAGGTTCTCAAGGTGCTTTTTTTGCTGAAGAAGATCGCAGTATACAACAACTTCAATCTATAAG TGCTTCTTTGGCATCACTAACTAGGGAGACTGGACCAAAAGTGGTGAAAGGAGATCCAGCAAAGAAAGGAGCAGCTGAACCCACAAAGGCTGCACATGTCTCACATCATCATCACCATATCACACCCACTCTCAGCATCAGTGACAGTGCTCTCAAGTTCACCCATATCCTCTACAATCTCTCACCTGCAG AGCTGTATGAGCAGGCGATTAAGTATGAACATGGATCATTCATAacatcaagtggagctttagcaACTCTATCAGGTGCAAAAACTGGTAGATCTCCAAGAGATAAAAGAGTTGTTAGAGATGAAACAACTGAGGATGAGCTCTGGTGGGGAAA GGGCTCACCAAACATTGAAATGGATGAACACACCTTCTTGGTTAACAGAGAAAGAGCTGTGGATTACTTGAACTCACTGGATAAG GTGTTTGTGAATGATCAATTCTTGAACTGGGATCctgaaaacaaaatcaaagtCCGTATTGTATCAGCTAGAGCCTATCACTCCTTGTTTATGCACAACAT GTGTATTCGACCCACACCTGAAGAGCTGGAGGATTTCGGTACTCCAGACTTCACTATTTACAATGCTGGTCAGTTTCCATGTAATCGTTACACCCATTACATGACTTCCTCTACTAGTATAGATCTTAATCTTGCTAGGAGGGAAATGGTTATCCTCGGTACCCAGTATGCCGGGGAAATGAAGAAGGGTCTTTTCAGTGTTATGCATTACCTCATGCCCAAGCGCCAAATTCTCTCCTTGCACTCTGGTTGTAATATGGGAAAAGATGGCGATGTCGCCCTCTTCTTTGGTTTATCAG GTACTGGAAAAACAACTTTGTCTACCGACCATAATAGGTATTTAATTGGAGACGATGAGCACTGTTGGAGTGAGAATGGTGTTTCAAACATTGAAGGTGGATGCTATGCCAAGTGCATTGATCTCTCAGGAGAGAAAGAACCTGATATCTTCAACGCTATCAAGTTTGGAGCCG TGTTGGAAAATATTGTATTTGACGAGCACACCCGAGAGGTGGACTACACAGACAAATCTGTGACAG AGAATACTCGTGCTGCGTACCCTATTGAATACATCCCCAACGCGAAGATACCATGTGTCGGTCCACACCCTAAGAATGTCATTCTTTTGGCATGTGATGCTTTTGGTGTGCTCCCACCAGTGAGCAAACTGAACCTGGCGCAAACCATGTATCACTTTATTAGTGGATACACTGCTCTG GTTGCTGGAACAGAGGAAGGAATCAAGGAACCACAGGCAACATTTTCAGCCTGTTTTGGAGCAGCATTCATTATGTTGCATCCTACCAAATATGCTGCCATGCTTGCTGAGAAGATGCAGAAGCACGGTGCTACAGGGTGGCTCGTCAACACTGGATGGTCTGGTGGAAG CTATGGTTCAGGTAACCGCATTAGGTTGCCCTACACCCGCAAGATCATTGACGCAATCCATTCTGGCAGTCTCCTGAATGCAAAGTTCAAGAAGACCGAAGTGTTTGGACTCGAGATCCCTACTGAAGTCGAGGGAGTTCCATCAGAAATCTTGGATCCAGTGAACACT TGGTCAGACAAGGCTGCCTACAAGGAGACATTGTTGAAGCTTGGTGGACTTTTCAGGAAGAACTTTGATGTCTTCGCAAGCTACAAGATTGGTAAAGACAGCAAGCTTACCGAAGAAATCCTTGCCGCTGGACCTGTATTCTGA
- the LOC113351194 gene encoding uncharacterized protein LOC113351194, protein MTTGGHKIGEFISTSQSTLLLLRSLFLDNPPSSLVLAHDFSPKPNTSSSPKKNPRLRKPQSSWKQFKSLIPLSSWNQIRKSVTCGAYSKLNSSPASIRNLNRDVGHENNRVDDHSSTRSSVLNVGLHGNGSYPNSKTTSISVSELGPEDLGRDTIEMIFKSSLGKDDPICKIERVLKVHNTQTRIQRFEECRESAQKLSRCNANRNPRCAADGNEQLRFQCTSLACSLGHSTTNLCDFVDCGVCSVLRHGFPGCNVKGLEGVHTTATCGKAHSSFGGVDWNDSRAMLVCRVIAGRVKHVAEEDENINVAVAESYDAVGAGCYERGFGKFDELFVFSPEAVLPCFVVIYASHQ, encoded by the exons ATGACTACTGGAGGTCATAAGATAGGAGaat TCATTAGTACATCCCAGAGCACATTACTTCTCTTGCGCTCTCTCTTCCTTGATAATCCACCATCTTCTCTGgttcttgctcatgatttctcaCCCAAACCTAATACTAGTAGTAGTCCAAAGAAAAACCCACGACTAAGAAAACCGCAATCTTCATGGAAGCAATTCAAAAGTTTAATTCCCTTATCTTCCTGGAACCAAATCAGAAAATCTGTAACATGTGGTGCGTACTCGAAGTTAAATTCTTCTCCTGCTTCTATTCGTAATCTCAATAGAGATGTTGGTCATGAAAATAATAGAGTGGATGATCATAGTTCTACAAGATCTTCAGTTCTTAATGTTGGTCTTCATGGCAATGGGTCTTACCCTAATTCAAAAACAACTTCTATTTCAGTGTCGGAGTTGGGACCAGAAGATTTAGGTCGAGATACAATAGAGATGATATTCAAATCAAGCTTAGGAAAAGACGATCCAATCTGCAAAATCGAAAGGGTACTAAAAGTCCACAATACACAAACCAGAATCCAAAGGTTTGAAGAATGTAGAGAATCAGCTCAGAAGCTAAGCAGATGTAACGCAAATAGAAATCCAAGATGTGCAGCTGATGGCAATGAACAATTGAGATTTCAATGCACAAGTTTAGCTTGTTCACTCGGTCATTCTACTACTAATTTATGCGACTTTGTAGATTGTGGTGTTTGTTCAGTACTAAGACATGGATTTCCTGGGTGCAATGTGAAAGGACTGGAAGGAGTGCATACTACAGCAACATGTGGGAAGGCACATAGTAGTTTTGGTGGTGTGGATTGGAATGATTCAAGAGCTATGCTTGTTTGTCGTGTGATTGCTGGTAGAGTAAAGCATGTCGCGGAAGAGGATGAAAACATCAATGTGGCAGTGGCGGAAAGTTATGATGCTGTTGGTGCTGGTTGTTACGAAAGAGGTTTTGGCAaatttgatgaactatttgtttTTAGTCCTGAGGCTGTTCTTCCTTGCTTTGTTGTCATCTACGCTTCTCatcaataa